The proteins below come from a single Gimesia alba genomic window:
- the dxr gene encoding 1-deoxy-D-xylulose-5-phosphate reductoisomerase: protein MKRIAVLGSTGSIGTSTLDVIAAHPREMQLTAITAHNSWEQLAQQSEQFHPRWSVLSNAALKSTVNPDAFSDSSELLFGDEEIERVASSDEVDVVICGIVGAAGLKGAWAAVEAGKTVGIANKETLVVAGPLIMDLAAKNNATLLPVDSEHNAIFQALQAGHPQEVKRVILTASGGPFRGATLSELEDVTPESALAHPTWEMGPKITIDSATMMNKALEIIEAKWLFNLSAEQISVVVHPQSIVHSMVEFVDGSVVAQLSPPDMRLPIQYALTYPDRKAGLNTPMDWSRSFELTFEPPDLEAFPALRLGFEVAEKGGTCGAVLNAANEAAVERFLSGEFRFCDIATSCQQVLESHQFDPEPDLEELFLLDGWARKEIKKWK from the coding sequence ATGAAGCGAATAGCCGTTCTCGGGTCTACGGGTTCGATTGGTACCAGTACACTTGATGTGATTGCCGCCCATCCCCGGGAAATGCAGCTGACTGCAATTACCGCACATAACAGCTGGGAACAGCTTGCGCAGCAGTCAGAGCAGTTTCATCCCCGCTGGTCTGTCTTGAGTAATGCGGCGTTAAAATCGACCGTGAACCCAGATGCGTTTTCCGATTCCTCGGAACTCCTGTTTGGCGATGAAGAGATCGAGCGCGTGGCGTCTTCTGATGAAGTGGATGTCGTGATTTGTGGGATTGTCGGAGCCGCTGGCTTGAAGGGAGCCTGGGCAGCCGTTGAAGCGGGCAAAACGGTTGGCATTGCCAATAAAGAGACGTTAGTCGTTGCAGGGCCACTAATTATGGACCTGGCGGCAAAGAACAATGCGACATTATTGCCCGTAGATAGTGAACACAATGCAATCTTTCAGGCGTTGCAGGCCGGACACCCCCAGGAAGTGAAACGCGTCATTTTGACCGCCAGCGGGGGTCCCTTTCGTGGTGCGACACTTTCAGAACTGGAAGATGTCACTCCCGAAAGTGCGTTGGCCCACCCGACATGGGAGATGGGTCCCAAAATCACCATCGATTCTGCGACGATGATGAATAAAGCGCTCGAGATTATTGAAGCCAAATGGCTGTTTAACCTGTCTGCTGAGCAAATTTCGGTGGTCGTTCATCCGCAGTCCATTGTGCATTCGATGGTGGAATTTGTGGATGGATCAGTCGTCGCACAGCTCTCACCTCCCGATATGAGGCTTCCCATTCAGTACGCACTTACGTATCCTGATAGGAAAGCGGGCCTGAATACTCCGATGGACTGGAGTCGGTCTTTTGAATTAACCTTTGAACCACCTGACTTGGAAGCGTTCCCTGCATTGCGACTCGGATTTGAAGTTGCGGAAAAGGGGGGAACGTGCGGTGCGGTATTAAATGCGGCGAATGAAGCGGCCGTTGAACGATTTTTGTCGGGTGAATTTCGTTTTTGCGATATCGCGACCTCCTGTCAACAAGTATTAGAATCACATCAATTCGATCCTGAGCCGGATCTGGAAGAACTGTTTCTCCTGGATGGCTGGGCTCGCAAGGAGATAAAAAAGTGGAAGTAG
- the ftsH gene encoding ATP-dependent zinc metalloprotease FtsH, whose translation MDPNQPNRKERPSPPENSPKGDGRRPEPKGPKSNALWYLIVGGLILVITLTVFTNNKRGDKLKFGDFVKGLDDGKFNKTNVHELKFGTDYIVFQDQPKPESPEKGTLSETTKKYYIPVWGIPSETRAQLQSKLESKDIVVDSESRPSEWESLIAVLFFPIVLLIFVIYLFRRMGGAGSPMSFGRSRGKMYAQDDIEVTFNDVAGIEEAVEELREVVEFLKTPAKYQALGGRIPKGVLLVGPPGTGKTMLAKAVAGEAGVPFFGLSGSDFVEMFVGVGAARVRDMFQQAAQRSPAIIFIDELDALGKTRGSGMPGGHDEREQTLNALLVEMDGFGSDQSVIVMGATNRPETLDPALMRPGRFDRHVLVDRPDVRGREAILKVHSAKVKMDESVNLQHIAKITPGFVGADLANLINEAALLAARNNKDAVSMHECEEGVERVVAGLEKSTRLIHEDEKSRVAYHECGHALVACSLPNVDPVHKISIVPRGLGALGYTLQRPEEEKQLVTQSELESRICVLLGGIAAEEIIYQETSTGAQNDLQRATDLARRMVTEFGMSPKLGRVHYSETRRSPFLGDSQNSGEGVHSENTLREIDLEIRRIIDQCSKIAYEVLDERRELLEHLTRDLLECEVMDMDQLQSILKEHQRGPQIKPGTFKESTPESKTSDQEKEEPPSENDQPADGTGA comes from the coding sequence ATGGATCCGAATCAACCAAATCGAAAAGAACGTCCTTCACCACCTGAAAACTCTCCCAAAGGTGATGGTCGACGCCCTGAACCAAAGGGGCCCAAGAGTAATGCACTCTGGTATCTGATTGTAGGCGGGTTGATTCTGGTCATCACGCTGACCGTTTTCACGAATAATAAGCGGGGTGACAAACTCAAATTCGGAGACTTTGTCAAAGGTCTCGATGATGGGAAATTTAACAAGACCAACGTGCACGAACTGAAATTCGGCACCGACTACATCGTCTTTCAGGATCAGCCCAAACCGGAATCTCCCGAAAAAGGAACCTTGTCGGAAACCACCAAGAAATATTATATCCCGGTCTGGGGTATCCCCTCGGAAACCCGCGCACAACTGCAATCGAAACTGGAATCAAAAGATATCGTGGTCGATTCAGAAAGCCGCCCCTCCGAATGGGAATCGCTGATTGCCGTTTTGTTTTTCCCGATCGTGCTGTTGATTTTTGTGATTTATCTCTTCCGTCGTATGGGAGGCGCAGGCTCGCCCATGTCATTCGGACGCAGTCGCGGGAAGATGTATGCACAAGATGACATCGAAGTTACCTTCAACGATGTCGCAGGCATCGAAGAAGCCGTGGAAGAACTCCGCGAAGTCGTTGAGTTTTTGAAAACACCCGCCAAATACCAGGCGCTCGGTGGTCGCATTCCTAAAGGGGTTTTGCTCGTCGGTCCTCCGGGGACAGGGAAAACCATGCTCGCCAAAGCCGTAGCCGGCGAAGCAGGTGTGCCTTTCTTTGGTCTGTCCGGTTCTGACTTTGTCGAAATGTTTGTCGGCGTGGGAGCCGCCCGTGTGCGAGATATGTTCCAGCAGGCCGCCCAGAGATCTCCGGCGATTATTTTCATCGACGAACTCGATGCACTCGGTAAAACCCGAGGCAGCGGCATGCCCGGTGGTCACGATGAACGCGAACAAACACTCAACGCTTTACTGGTGGAAATGGACGGCTTCGGTTCGGACCAGAGCGTGATTGTCATGGGCGCCACCAACCGTCCGGAAACATTAGACCCGGCGTTAATGCGTCCTGGTCGATTCGATCGTCACGTCCTCGTCGATCGTCCCGATGTCCGCGGACGCGAAGCGATTCTCAAAGTGCACAGCGCCAAAGTCAAAATGGACGAATCGGTCAACCTGCAACACATCGCCAAGATCACCCCCGGTTTTGTGGGAGCGGATCTGGCAAACCTGATTAACGAAGCAGCTCTGCTCGCCGCGCGAAACAATAAAGATGCCGTCTCCATGCATGAATGTGAAGAAGGTGTTGAACGCGTTGTCGCAGGTCTGGAAAAATCGACCCGACTGATTCACGAAGATGAAAAAAGTCGCGTCGCCTATCACGAATGTGGACACGCCCTGGTGGCCTGTTCGCTACCGAACGTCGACCCCGTTCACAAAATTTCGATCGTGCCCCGTGGTTTAGGTGCGCTCGGCTACACGCTGCAGCGTCCTGAAGAAGAAAAGCAACTGGTCACACAAAGTGAACTGGAAAGCCGGATCTGCGTGTTGCTGGGTGGTATCGCCGCGGAAGAAATCATCTACCAGGAAACTTCAACCGGCGCCCAGAACGACTTGCAACGGGCCACCGACCTGGCACGCCGCATGGTCACCGAATTCGGCATGAGTCCGAAACTGGGTCGCGTGCATTACAGCGAAACCAGACGTTCCCCGTTCCTGGGTGACTCGCAAAATTCGGGAGAAGGCGTTCATAGTGAAAATACACTGCGGGAAATCGATCTGGAAATCAGACGGATCATTGATCAATGCTCAAAAATCGCTTACGAAGTTCTGGATGAACGCCGCGAACTGCTGGAACATCTCACCAGAGATTTACTCGAATGCGAAGTGATGGACATGGATCAGCTGCAGTCGATTCTGAAAGAACATCAGCGGGGGCCGCAAATCAAACCGGGTACCTTTAAAGAAAGTACACCCGAAAGCAAAACCAGCGATCAGGAAAAAGAAGAGCCCCCATCCGAAAACGATCAACCAGCCGACGGAACGGGAGCATGA
- a CDS encoding LOG family protein — protein MSTLKSLCVFCGSKSGSDQQYQQSAIELGRLMAQRNISLVYGGGSVGLMGIIADAVLESGGKVIGVIPRQLATRELLHPGVEEMYVVDDMHTRKAKMSECSDAFIAMPGGFGTLEELFEVVSWVQLGIYSKPVGLLNTAGFYDPLLNMVEHCIETEFIKPKYRDLIIADDSPSTLLEHLQRHQLPKIEKILNPEQI, from the coding sequence ATGAGCACACTCAAAAGTCTCTGCGTCTTTTGCGGTTCGAAATCGGGAAGTGATCAGCAGTACCAGCAATCTGCCATTGAACTTGGTCGTCTGATGGCGCAGCGTAACATCTCGCTCGTCTATGGTGGTGGCAGCGTCGGATTGATGGGCATCATCGCCGACGCCGTGCTGGAATCCGGGGGAAAGGTCATCGGCGTGATTCCCCGACAGTTGGCAACCAGAGAACTGCTGCATCCCGGCGTCGAAGAAATGTATGTCGTCGACGACATGCACACCCGCAAAGCGAAAATGTCTGAATGCTCAGACGCCTTCATCGCCATGCCGGGCGGCTTTGGCACTCTCGAAGAACTGTTCGAAGTCGTCTCCTGGGTGCAGTTGGGAATTTATTCCAAACCGGTCGGCCTGCTGAATACAGCCGGCTTTTATGATCCGCTCTTGAACATGGTCGAACATTGCATCGAAACGGAGTTTATCAAACCCAAATACCGGGATCTGATTATCGCCGATGACAGCCCGTCCACTTTGCTCGAACATCTCCAGCGTCACCAGTTGCCCAAGATCGAAAAGATTCTGAACCCCGAGCAGATCTAG
- the acpS gene encoding holo-ACP synthase: protein MIVGLGTDIVEISRIGQMIERHGDTFLNRVFTENENEYCGSKKNKEQHYAGRWAAKEAVMKTLGTGFIKGIGWKEIEVINLKSGKPTIVISGGVELHAGEMGIEEILITISHSREFATATAIALGAAP, encoded by the coding sequence GTGATAGTTGGATTGGGAACAGATATCGTCGAGATCTCACGCATCGGTCAAATGATTGAGCGGCATGGGGATACGTTTCTGAATCGGGTATTTACAGAGAATGAAAACGAGTATTGCGGCTCCAAGAAAAACAAGGAGCAGCATTACGCCGGTCGCTGGGCCGCGAAAGAAGCGGTGATGAAGACATTGGGGACCGGCTTTATCAAAGGGATTGGCTGGAAAGAAATCGAAGTCATCAATTTAAAAAGCGGCAAGCCGACGATTGTGATTTCGGGGGGAGTCGAACTTCACGCCGGAGAAATGGGCATTGAAGAGATTCTGATCACCATTTCTCACAGCCGCGAATTTGCGACGGCGACGGCGATCGCACTGGGAGCGGCCCCTTAA
- a CDS encoding redoxin domain-containing protein, which yields MQRFYYLIVGFLSVCLFTASVHAEPTDSLIGNKVKNFSLKDFRGKIVQLKDQQDKKLTVIAFLGTECPLAKLYGGRLQKLSNEFSEQGVAFYAIMSNQQDSLTEIAAYARKHKIEFPVLKDAGNHVADQMGAVRTPEVFVLDQQRKIRYHGRVDDQYGVGYLRDEPNREDLKVAITELLAQKPVSVASTKPVGCFIGRIREPDANSTVTYSNQISRLFQKHCVECHRKGEIAPFELTEYQEVAGWAETIAEVVRDQRMPPWHADPAHGKFANDRSLTKDEKELIYQWVENGAPEGDPKDLPAPKTFVTGWKLPQKPDAVFYMDDKPYTVPAQAGKRGVKYQYFTVDPGFTEDKWITGAEALPGNRAVVHHILIFARPPQGKRVRVFGEGDQFLVGYVPGSREVMLHPGMAKKIPAGSKLVFQMHYTPIGTEQQDRSKVGLVFTEESKVTHQVVTAQVINEDFVRRRFKIAANDDNFKIEATSPPSDRKALLLSYMPHMHLRGKSFRYELRKTPDQPGEILLDVPAFDFNWQTAYGIEKPIPIEIGDYIHCVAHYNNSDSNLSNPNPNEPVPWGDQTWHEMMIGYFNVAIPKSEAKGENQFKTVAFRLVRRRDKNSNGKLEQAEVPLTELPLFFKADQNKDAIVTVDELATMIEKTRSKKKE from the coding sequence ATGCAACGCTTCTATTATCTAATCGTGGGATTCCTGTCGGTCTGCCTGTTTACCGCGTCGGTACATGCTGAACCAACTGATTCCCTGATCGGAAACAAAGTCAAAAATTTCAGCCTCAAAGATTTTCGCGGCAAAATCGTCCAACTGAAGGACCAGCAGGACAAAAAGTTGACCGTCATCGCCTTTCTGGGAACCGAATGCCCGCTGGCCAAACTGTACGGCGGTCGTCTGCAGAAATTATCAAATGAATTTTCAGAGCAGGGCGTTGCCTTTTATGCCATCATGTCTAATCAGCAGGACTCGCTGACCGAAATCGCCGCTTACGCCCGGAAACACAAAATTGAATTTCCAGTCCTCAAAGATGCCGGCAACCATGTCGCCGATCAAATGGGTGCAGTACGAACCCCCGAAGTCTTTGTTCTCGATCAGCAACGAAAAATTCGCTATCACGGTCGCGTGGATGATCAGTATGGCGTCGGCTATCTCAGGGACGAACCCAACCGCGAAGATCTGAAAGTCGCCATCACCGAACTGCTCGCACAGAAACCGGTCAGCGTTGCTTCCACAAAACCGGTTGGCTGTTTCATCGGTCGCATCCGCGAGCCCGATGCCAACAGCACGGTCACCTATTCCAATCAGATCTCTCGACTGTTTCAGAAACATTGTGTCGAATGTCATCGCAAAGGAGAAATTGCTCCGTTCGAATTGACGGAATATCAGGAAGTCGCCGGCTGGGCCGAAACCATCGCCGAAGTCGTCCGCGATCAACGCATGCCTCCCTGGCACGCCGACCCGGCCCACGGCAAATTTGCAAACGACCGCAGTCTGACCAAAGACGAAAAAGAACTCATTTACCAGTGGGTGGAAAACGGCGCACCGGAAGGAGACCCCAAAGATCTGCCCGCACCGAAAACCTTTGTCACCGGTTGGAAGCTGCCTCAAAAACCAGACGCCGTTTTCTACATGGATGACAAACCATACACGGTCCCCGCACAAGCCGGGAAACGGGGCGTCAAATATCAGTATTTCACAGTCGATCCCGGCTTTACAGAAGATAAGTGGATCACTGGTGCCGAAGCACTGCCCGGCAACCGGGCCGTCGTGCATCACATTCTAATCTTCGCCCGCCCCCCTCAGGGGAAACGGGTCCGCGTCTTCGGCGAAGGTGATCAGTTCCTCGTCGGCTACGTTCCCGGATCACGCGAAGTCATGCTGCATCCGGGAATGGCCAAGAAAATTCCAGCCGGCTCCAAGCTGGTCTTCCAGATGCATTACACCCCCATCGGCACCGAGCAACAGGATCGCAGTAAAGTCGGTCTGGTTTTCACCGAGGAATCCAAGGTCACTCACCAGGTCGTGACAGCGCAGGTCATCAATGAAGACTTTGTCCGCCGCCGGTTTAAAATTGCCGCCAATGACGACAACTTCAAAATCGAAGCGACTTCGCCCCCCAGTGATCGCAAGGCTCTGCTGTTGAGCTATATGCCGCACATGCACCTGCGCGGGAAATCGTTCCGTTACGAATTGAGAAAAACTCCGGATCAGCCGGGCGAAATTCTACTCGATGTCCCCGCCTTCGATTTCAACTGGCAGACAGCCTACGGCATTGAAAAACCGATTCCCATCGAAATCGGCGACTACATTCATTGTGTTGCACACTACAACAACTCGGACAGCAATTTATCGAACCCCAATCCGAACGAACCCGTTCCCTGGGGTGATCAGACCTGGCACGAAATGATGATCGGCTATTTCAACGTCGCGATCCCCAAATCAGAGGCGAAGGGAGAGAACCAGTTCAAAACCGTCGCCTTCCGACTCGTCCGCCGTCGCGATAAAAATTCGAACGGCAAGCTGGAACAGGCCGAGGTACCACTCACGGAACTGCCCCTGTTCTTCAAAGCCGACCAGAACAAGGACGCGATCGTCACCGTCGATGAACTCGCCACCATGATCGAAAAAACACGCAGCAAGAAAAAAGAATAG
- a CDS encoding SUMF1/EgtB/PvdO family nonheme iron enzyme translates to MTKFDPYQRWLGIPPQDQPPHFYRLLGLELFEEDPEIIKAAAENAIAFIQQNAFGEELQQSQRLLKDIEKVAAYLMSPPHKAKYDKKLKAKLGISTPEVSAPEAPTQQTSSKQNPKPAPPTSSQSQESPSPIQVDSPSTDSSLEKSKQASKLKLAGFEISYLSAAAGIVGIFIVAILLGMQFVGNDSAQQTNIPQPSPTPEPSATSKSPKTEVVNKQALVAKENNPVPQKAKPAPNKPDKPMPPPADEFTGQFTVRSDTLNQKPGKLLEDVTVDLLYQPGLKKEGQIPLGTFKTGANGQGTLKVKLTPKQQTGKFLVKLTRENESWERMLNNFPNELAQNLEIPVQLEPEYLNPAWIEQRLTEVKLNDLIAEYRKVNDPAVQAVASALELSQHLLQAHPETLRDQLQLRLQYHQEPKLAVFQSLPDEKIQIRSQWPTFNRAGGPLIRTILDSNRGIYCLAVTPDGKYAITGRGDRLINIWDISTGKLSRNLKGHRSSLKCLAVTPDGKRLVSGSYDKKAIVWDIATGKAIHTLDGHTDTVSALAITPDGKRIVTGGYDQSLKLWDLETGKLLRSSGLHKKAISSIAISPDGQTILSASYQNLIVSRIDNGQGILELKSDRAAFDNFSMSPDGKFIVSSGSQPQIWNLATGSPILNLEGDEGFRISCLAVSPNGKQVIAGTHSRALLVFDIATGKLSKTFLGHSHTVTQIAFLPDGKHFISGSYDDTLKLWSLENESPVLTPQAHSREVNHVVISSDGKQAVSAAQGELKVWDLQKGKLQNNLKAPLHSNNWISYLPDERFIISGSSASFHGWDIDTGAEIHDFKAKNHMGDVAVSPDGSRGITTSEDIRTQSKKLTIWDLTKRKLLRTMFAHKKSIASLAISADGKRLFSGSLNEFKVWDLESGELLHTYEEPMGLVRHLKLTSDGKYALTSGVVDKQHAILVWDLLEKKRKHTLKGHTQRVRCLAVSPDGTLAVSNADDKTIRLWDLIQGKLLKTYAFEDKANDIAIASDNRTLLVGCYSGRIHKLRIVMPGEATDLQPVPPLLAAGQGAPDSIAQKQQTLSAKSLDRKVKIINSLDMHFALIPAGKFMMGSGKPAAEIARQFDSNPSYFENERPQHEVQIEKPFYMGMHEVTIDDFKQFINMTGYKTDLERSGRGGAGWDDFSQKFKTGIADFNWAKTGWSKSNFHPVVNVSWNDAVSFCKWLSQREKAKYRLPTEAEWEYACRAGTTSLFYYGNDPEAMAPFGNIWDKTASQQFRVNYANLKGISAEDNFAFTAPVGSFKANPWSLYDMHGNVMEWCSDWMGDEYYKTLNGKVASDPQGPETGSDRVLRGGCWSFFPQHARAASRSKLAPSRSAHNVGFRVVLEIEQ, encoded by the coding sequence ATGACAAAGTTTGACCCTTACCAAAGATGGCTTGGCATCCCACCGCAAGATCAACCTCCCCATTTTTACCGCTTACTGGGATTGGAACTCTTCGAAGAAGATCCCGAAATCATCAAAGCCGCCGCCGAAAATGCGATCGCATTTATCCAGCAAAATGCCTTTGGCGAAGAATTACAACAGTCACAGAGGCTACTGAAAGACATCGAGAAGGTTGCCGCTTACCTGATGTCTCCTCCTCACAAAGCCAAGTATGACAAAAAGCTGAAAGCCAAACTGGGAATTTCTACCCCGGAGGTGTCAGCACCAGAAGCCCCCACGCAACAGACAAGCAGTAAACAGAATCCGAAACCAGCACCACCAACGTCGTCCCAGTCTCAGGAGAGTCCCTCACCAATCCAGGTGGATTCGCCATCTACTGACTCTTCTCTGGAAAAATCAAAACAGGCATCCAAACTCAAACTGGCTGGATTCGAGATCAGTTATCTATCAGCGGCGGCAGGAATTGTTGGCATTTTCATCGTTGCGATTCTGCTGGGAATGCAATTTGTGGGAAACGATTCTGCCCAACAAACTAACATCCCCCAGCCTTCTCCCACACCAGAACCATCGGCAACCAGCAAGTCGCCGAAAACTGAGGTCGTAAACAAGCAGGCACTGGTAGCCAAAGAGAATAATCCTGTTCCACAAAAAGCTAAGCCTGCTCCCAACAAACCAGACAAACCCATGCCTCCGCCGGCGGACGAATTCACCGGTCAGTTCACGGTTCGATCTGATACTCTGAATCAAAAACCGGGCAAACTACTCGAAGACGTCACCGTCGACTTGCTTTACCAACCGGGTCTCAAAAAAGAGGGACAGATTCCACTGGGAACATTCAAAACAGGCGCCAACGGTCAGGGAACGTTAAAAGTCAAATTGACTCCCAAACAGCAAACCGGGAAATTTCTGGTCAAATTGACCCGTGAAAACGAATCCTGGGAACGCATGCTGAATAACTTTCCCAACGAACTGGCACAGAATTTGGAGATCCCTGTTCAACTTGAGCCGGAATATCTCAATCCGGCATGGATCGAACAACGCCTCACTGAAGTCAAACTCAACGATTTAATTGCTGAATACCGGAAGGTGAATGATCCGGCTGTTCAAGCAGTCGCTTCTGCACTGGAGTTATCTCAACATCTTCTGCAAGCTCACCCTGAAACCCTCCGCGACCAGTTGCAGTTGAGGCTTCAGTATCATCAGGAACCCAAACTGGCAGTTTTTCAGTCCCTGCCAGATGAGAAAATTCAGATCCGATCTCAATGGCCCACCTTCAATCGGGCGGGTGGTCCATTGATCCGAACAATCCTGGATTCCAATCGCGGCATTTATTGTCTGGCGGTAACACCTGACGGAAAATACGCCATCACAGGACGAGGCGACAGGCTTATCAACATTTGGGATATCTCAACCGGCAAATTAAGTCGTAACCTGAAAGGACATAGGAGCAGTCTGAAATGCCTGGCGGTCACTCCCGACGGAAAACGGCTTGTTTCCGGCTCCTATGATAAAAAAGCCATCGTCTGGGATATCGCAACCGGTAAAGCAATCCATACACTCGATGGGCACACCGATACGGTATCCGCTCTGGCTATCACTCCCGATGGGAAACGGATCGTTACCGGCGGATACGATCAGAGTTTGAAGCTTTGGGATCTGGAAACAGGAAAGCTGCTGCGATCATCTGGCTTGCACAAAAAAGCCATTTCATCAATCGCGATTTCACCAGACGGTCAAACGATTCTTTCTGCCTCTTACCAGAACCTGATCGTAAGCAGAATTGATAATGGGCAAGGAATCCTGGAACTAAAATCGGATCGTGCTGCATTCGATAATTTTTCCATGTCGCCCGATGGTAAATTTATCGTTTCGAGCGGTAGTCAACCTCAAATCTGGAACCTGGCCACAGGAAGTCCAATTCTGAATCTCGAAGGCGACGAAGGATTCAGAATTTCCTGCCTGGCCGTTTCTCCCAATGGAAAGCAGGTGATCGCCGGCACACACTCGCGTGCTCTGTTAGTATTTGACATCGCGACGGGTAAACTGAGTAAGACGTTCTTGGGACATTCCCATACAGTCACTCAAATTGCTTTTTTACCCGATGGGAAGCACTTCATTTCAGGTTCGTATGATGACACCTTGAAATTATGGAGCCTGGAAAACGAGAGTCCGGTTCTCACACCCCAAGCCCACAGCAGAGAAGTAAACCACGTCGTCATCTCATCAGATGGAAAGCAGGCCGTTTCCGCTGCACAAGGCGAATTAAAAGTATGGGACCTGCAAAAGGGAAAACTGCAGAACAATCTCAAAGCGCCGTTACATTCCAATAACTGGATTTCCTATTTACCGGACGAAAGATTCATCATCTCCGGATCATCTGCATCATTTCATGGCTGGGATATCGACACGGGTGCGGAAATCCACGATTTCAAAGCCAAAAACCACATGGGCGACGTCGCTGTCTCACCGGACGGATCACGCGGCATTACCACATCAGAAGACATTCGCACCCAAAGCAAAAAACTGACTATCTGGGATCTCACGAAACGTAAACTTCTTCGCACAATGTTTGCACATAAAAAAAGCATTGCCAGTCTGGCCATCTCCGCGGACGGGAAGCGGCTCTTCTCAGGTAGCTTAAACGAATTTAAAGTCTGGGATCTGGAATCGGGAGAATTGCTGCACACCTACGAGGAACCGATGGGACTGGTTCGTCACCTGAAATTGACTTCTGACGGAAAGTACGCGCTGACCAGCGGCGTCGTTGATAAACAACATGCAATCCTGGTCTGGGATCTCCTCGAGAAAAAACGGAAACACACTCTCAAAGGGCATACCCAGAGAGTGAGGTGCCTTGCAGTATCTCCAGACGGAACATTGGCGGTCTCGAATGCTGACGATAAAACCATCAGACTCTGGGATCTGATCCAGGGCAAGTTACTCAAAACATATGCGTTCGAGGATAAAGCAAATGACATCGCGATTGCTTCCGATAACAGAACGTTGCTGGTCGGCTGCTATTCAGGTCGCATTCATAAGCTCAGAATTGTCATGCCGGGAGAAGCAACAGACCTTCAACCAGTGCCTCCCCTGCTCGCAGCAGGCCAGGGAGCCCCTGACTCAATCGCACAAAAACAGCAGACGTTATCAGCAAAATCACTGGACAGAAAAGTCAAAATCATCAATTCTCTGGATATGCATTTTGCCTTGATTCCTGCCGGGAAATTCATGATGGGAAGTGGCAAACCTGCAGCAGAAATCGCCCGACAGTTCGACTCCAATCCATCCTATTTCGAAAATGAGCGTCCTCAGCACGAAGTCCAAATCGAAAAGCCTTTCTACATGGGAATGCATGAGGTCACAATCGATGATTTTAAACAATTTATCAACATGACCGGTTATAAAACAGATCTCGAGCGGAGTGGTAGAGGAGGCGCAGGCTGGGACGATTTTTCACAAAAATTCAAAACCGGAATCGCAGATTTCAACTGGGCAAAAACAGGTTGGTCTAAAAGTAATTTTCACCCTGTCGTCAATGTCAGCTGGAACGACGCCGTCAGTTTTTGTAAATGGCTCAGCCAGAGAGAGAAAGCGAAATATCGCTTGCCGACCGAAGCAGAATGGGAGTACGCGTGTCGTGCCGGGACAACCAGTCTGTTTTACTACGGCAATGATCCAGAAGCGATGGCACCATTTGGAAATATCTGGGACAAAACCGCCAGCCAGCAGTTTCGAGTCAACTATGCAAATCTGAAAGGCATCTCAGCCGAGGACAACTTTGCCTTTACCGCACCGGTAGGAAGTTTCAAAGCCAATCCCTGGTCGCTTTACGATATGCACGGCAATGTCATGGAATGGTGCAGTGACTGGATGGGGGATGAGTACTACAAAACACTCAATGGAAAAGTCGCCTCTGATCCCCAGGGACCAGAAACCGGATCTGACCGCGTCCTGCGCGGGGGATGCTGGTCGTTCTTTCCTCAGCACGCACGCGCCGCTTCCCGCTCGAAACTTGCCCCCTCAAGGTCCGCACATAATGTCGGGTTTCGCGTGGTTCTGGAAATCGAACAGTAA